A window of Erpetoichthys calabaricus chromosome 12, fErpCal1.3, whole genome shotgun sequence contains these coding sequences:
- the srrm2 gene encoding serine/arginine repetitive matrix protein 2 isoform X1 yields MYNGIGLATPRGSGTNGYVQRNLSSLRPKRSRQDTRASEDLEKLESLLIRAPNRDILEHERKRKVELKCAELQDMMEEQGYSPEEIEEKVATFRLMLQEKEEPLVEEPAPGERPTATETHQMAAANQVKNDRLREAFGIGQDYVDGSSFDPARRAREREKREEEKSKQYSIIPEESESSPSPERSKKKKGSGERKGKDSSESCSPSPRKSKKTSRKKKKQRSSSEHKHKKHRSRSQSTKKRSKDEKEKKKRGRSESPASSKQHRRRKRRSSSSSSSSSSSSSSSSSSSSSSSSSHHSKSPARLEEKRSRQSVSPQRGRKARNHENGSPAASDSREASPDRRDRRGIKDNAKHKTGSPSIRSGRNERGDQKAGSPNHRRGTPERDSRASRGGYSEKSSLRHDRGSSPKYRRGNSTEKRERSPRNRRGSPVRSNRRSAERSTRGDRRGSPERSARRASPERSTRGDRRGSPERSTRGDRRGSLERSTRGDRRGSPERFTRGDRRGSPERSTRGDRRGTPERSTRGNRRSSPRGDRRGSPERSTRGERRGSQERTYRRDRSGSRDSDRKSSPEKTRRANRQDSPGRSDRISSLDRSNRATRNEKRSSAERERGDRVSPGKSGVKEKLGMPDRDVKKSSLERTDRKCGYDGSPHLSDKCLDQEKRRSSVSSPSPSRSPKTSDRSPVHNKMVDNASSVLVKEKDEQVAQTNSPSEEVSSYSLPEISSTASRNSEPLEEGEIGADEEMEQEEPTSTTAGVGKPLGATPDLNGHKQENQENACQSAADGKENGDTFSSVSKWSNSKSPEAQSTVNTATEMAAEHAADVTVENGSLAHMQDRDSEKVAKVEVNSTKKKSGSSSSSSSGSSSSSSGSSSSSSDSSSESSSSSSNSSSDDDSSSSSDSEGDSSSSSSSSSSSSSSATEKKKKVAKKKNSSDSAGDKKGLLLTSPDQADAYKTVQRKDDEQSKVVHPNVEQNVKASDETLVDSTCVLAQKWEVPLPAAVDPTRSKEDGVAIGTSHVQTVSQSVRTDKDQCLVSKSSPLDPERMSKILPAELEKTLPNVSNSVSPKQKAPSPTSSAYSSDEETNCIPLESIAGGQREGASRPSTRYSPSRRSDSSSSPPAADRSESLTKDRNVLDTRWDSSASTHKATSASRSGERYSPTQHSTTSSSSSSPSPLRERSQVPSDNHSRSSLSSRGKQSPKTVPRSNEKYSPTMREDSDSSPSPVRERSQILAAKHNWSSAGTQGRQSPKQIPRASDRFSPAKQSITSHSPLRERGQPQPPLGRGRQSPKSVPRVSERYSPAKPTGTSSSRSPVRERSHPSSDRSTLSARANQSPKVAMRPNERYSPSREVSTSFCRSPVRERSHTSSDRSTISTKGRQSPTSYLRPNERQSPNRHRSASSRSPAGERSRTSSDRSTVNIRGRQSPKAYPRSSERHSPAQKRKAAAASPSVSPPRERNPPSSGSWERYTPSDHGRQPQKAASRPSEKYSPTARDSDSSPSPIRDKGSLPMEKYDRSSAGSQGKHTTKNILRQSEKYSPTRRDSDSSPTPERRHSSPESYGRGSATARRRPSPKSISKTSERRSPNKQRAVSRSPVREKGHHSSDSQDRSTANPRGRQSPKTGFRPSETYSPTMRDSDSSASPVRDWHKTTTSLHGNEEKRVSSATRTSRSSRHHDSSPVRASTLSTATRGRSKSPQKQPAIRREDTPPRTKETQRYSPTSKCSSSSSSSASPTREMTKNSSEASRNRKSPLNVHTKSRGRYLADARDAESPSPSPERGKSLTPPTSKSQPIRRSPVDSPSSRRTSSRYSPVATGRDSFHPSSPARGEGRWKSADNDLDGRRERSPLRKYEVSHSRRQEDRSASPRRTRSTLSPATYRDKSPVKGQSRKPPCHSDEAYPDPPRSYSTAIRRERSPLPGVSESFSRRHAASSPSPDRERTRSPPVQYKPSNSSAIRRECSPPASGRRRETSPFKRSRRSRSFSQSPVRERNRASPRTHSYYSSSSSRRDSVPSKLSPSRRKPYESSPSRRARQPSPQRPRNRSRSPASPVYSRRKAESPIIRRERSSGNRNYSPSSYTRRGDRERRRDSPPPRVARRRSPSLSRSRSQSPIASRRQPMSPRGRSPANSHQRTTSSSRSSASKRSHSQSRNQTRPTQEQSRRSPERAVGKDAPSWRRNRSREQEASPKKPAEKLTTSAVQAARVGRPLERKSRSSSSSSSSSSSSSSSSSSSSSSSSSSSAGSPSPKRIALESGSTKPKVTQRSRSRSTPSQAESRKVQTSCSPTRSAAKRGDNRSRSRSRSLSREVQSTSKPHKVTAKQTAMSNLPEAKQLDSRSPRSTRQKSSPPLSPSPSRSHSRTPTRFRGQTTVPSPPAHGSSSRSTSKTPSVSQMVPHSHSRSPDKRASSSRSVTPRSGQVQRGLERGDQAKLHFTSPKKASKSETSCRPPSQNQNLGSRSPRDCSHSKSPERSENSKQRGSKISPSPKGQVPLNLSPSSGKIPPQTRSRSASRSRNVAHEKELESKDGTHKDDNQLTKTQRKRSESSSSSSSSSSSSSSSSSDSSTSKTSPQTTAVAIHRYEEGRKQRSSSSSSSDSSSSSSSSSSSSSSSSSSESEEPTVPPANESQKKSPRKPADSLRDSRSLSYSPPSHRKRPIPVIAPFRDQRSPSRSPSRKRRRDSSERRHMDRRQRSP; encoded by the exons ATGTACAATGGGATTGGACTGGCCACCCCGCGTGGTAGCGGGACAAATGGCTATGTCCAGCGCAACTTGTCATCTCTGCGTCCTAAACGCAGCCGCCAGGACACACGTGCCAGTGAGGACCTGGAGAAGCTGGAATCGCTGCTCATCCGTGCTCCCAACCGGGACATTCTGGAGCATGAGCGGAAGAGGAAGGTGGAATTGAAATGTGCAGAACTTCAGGACATGATGGAGGAGCAGGG GTACTCGCCTGAAGAGATTGAAGAGAAGGTTGCCACCTTCCGCCTCATGCTTCAGGAAAAGGAGGAACCACTGGTGGAAGAGCCAGCACCCGGAGAGAGACCAAC GGCAACTGAAACCCATCAGATGGcagcagccaaccaagtgaagaaTGATCGTCTGCGAGAGGCCTTCGGAATTGGGCAGGACTATGTGGATGGGAGCTCATTTGATCCTGCTCGCCGTGCACGGGAACGAGAGaaaagggaagaggagaagagcaAGCAGTATAG CATTATCCCAGAAGAGTCGGAGAGTTCTCCGTCACCCGAACGCTCCAAGAAAAAGAAGGGATCTGGAGAGAGGAAGGGCAAAGACAG CTCCGAGAGCTGCTCTCCGTCCCCCAGGAAGTCAAAAAAgacatccagaaaaaaaaagaaacaaag ATCAAGTTCTGAGCACAAGCACAAAAAGCACAG GTCTCGCAGCCAGAGTACCAAGAAACGATCAAaagatgagaaagagaaaaagaagag AGGACGCAGTGAGTCACCAGCATCATCCAAGCAGcacagaaggaggaagaggaggagcagCTCCTCCTCAAGtagttcctcctcctcctcatcctcttcctcctcttcttcttcctcgtcATCCTCTTCCCATCACAG CAAGTCTCCAGCAAGGTTAGAAGAAAAAAGAAGCCGGCAATCAGTTTCACCCCAGCGAGGCAGAAAGGCAAGGAACCATGAGAATGGTAGCCCTGCTGCTTCAGACAGCAGAGAG GCTTCTCCAGACAGGAGAGATCGCAGAGGCATCAAGGATAATGCAAAACATAAAACTGGGTCTCCCTCAATAagaagtggcagaaatgaaagaGGAGACCAAAAAGCTGGGTCTCCAAATCACAGGAGAGGCACCCCAGAGCGAGATTCAAGAGCATCCCGAGGTGGTTATTCTGAAAAGAGTTCACTGAGACATGATAGAGGCAGCTCACCAAAATACAGGAGAGGAAATtctacagagaaaagagaaagatcCCCTCGTAACAGAAGGGGCTCTCCAGTAAGGTCCAATCGTCGATCAGCAGAAAGGTCTACTCGAGGAGATAGGAGAGGGTCCCCAGAAAGGTCTGCGAGAAGGGCATCCCCTGAAAGGTCCACCCGGGGCGACAGGAGAGGCTCCCCAGAAAGGTCCACCCGGGGCGACAGGAGAGGCTCCCTGGAAAGGTCCACCCGGGGCGACAGGAGAGGCTCCCCAGAGAGATTCACCCGAGGCGACAGGAGAGGCTCCCCAGAGAGGTCCACTCGGGGCGACAGGAGGGGCACACCAGAGAGGTCCACTCGAGGCAACAGGAGGAGCTCCCCCCGGGGCGACAGGAGGGGCTCCCCGGAAAGGTCAACCCGGGGTGAAAGGAGGGGCTCACAGGAGAGAACATATAGAAGAGATCGAAGTGGTTCACGTGACAGTGATAGGAAAAGTTCTCCAGAAAAAACTCGCAGAGCAAACAGACAAGACTCACCTGGAAGATCTGACAGGATAAGCTCCCTAGACAGGTCCAACAGAGCAACAAGAAATGAAAAGAGGAGCTCAGCTGAACGGGAGAGAGGCGATAGGGTTTCGCCAGGGAAATCAGGGGTGAAAGAGAAACTGGGCATGCCTGATAGAGATGTGAAGAAATCATCTTTGGAAAGGACTGACAGAAAGTGTGGATATGATGGCTCTCCTCACTTATCAGACAAATGTTTGGATCAAGAGAAAAGACGATCTTCTGTTTCTTCTCCTTCACCGTCTCGATCACCTAAAACAAGTGACAGATCACCAGTTCACAATAAAATGGTAGATAATGCAAGTTCAGTTCTTGTTAAAGAGAAAGATGAACAAGTGGCACAGACTAACAGCCCTTCTGAAGAAGTTAGTTCCTATTCACTTCCAGAAATTTCAAGTACTGCTTCCAGAAACTCTGAACCATTGGAAGAGGGTGAGATTGGGGCAGATGAGGAGATGGAGCAAGAAGAGCCAACAAGCACTACAGCTGGAGTTGGAAAGCCTCTTGGTGCTACTCCAGACCTGAATGGTCACAAGCAAGAAAACCAGGAGAATGCTTGTCAGTCTGCAGCAGATGGTAAAGAAAATGGTGACACCTTCAGCAGTGTTTCCAAATGGAGTAATTCCAAGAGCCCAGAGGCCCAAAGCACTGTGAACACAGCAACTGAAATGGCAGCTGAACATGCTGCAGATGTAACGGTTGAAAATGGCAGCTTGGCACACATGCAGGATAGAGATTCAGAAAAAGTTGCTAAAGTGGAGGTGAACAGCACCAAGAAGAAAAGTGGCAGCTCATCCTCCAGCTCCAGTGGGAGCTCCTCAAGTTCCAGTGGCagttcctcctcttcctctgacTCTTCTAGTGAGAGCAGTAGTTCCTCATCAAACTCGTCCTCTGACGATGACTCCTCCTCTTCATCTGATTCTGAAGGTGACTCCtcatcatcctcttcctcctcctcctcctcttcatcctctgctacagagaagaaaaagaaggtagcaaagaaaaaaaacagtagtgATTCAGCTGGTGACAAAAAAGGTTTACTGCTTACATCTCCGGACCAAGCAGATGCATACAAAACAGTACAAAGAAAAGATGATGAGCAGAGCAAGGTAGTGCATCCCAATGTAGAACAGAATGTTAAAGCATCAGATGAGACTCTTGTTGATTCTACCTGTGTCCTGGCACAAAAATGGGAGGTGCCTCTACCTGCTGCAGTTGACCCAACACGGAGCAAAGAAGATGGTGTGGCCATTGGTACATCTCATGTCCAGACTGTTTCACAGTCAGTAAGAACTGATAAAGATCAGTGTTTAGTGAGTAAGAGTTCCCCATTAGATCCAGAGAGAATGAGTAAGATCTTACCAGCAGAGCTTGAGAAGACATTACCAAATGTGTCTAATTCTGTATCCCCAAAGCAAAAAGCTCCTTCTCCCACGAGTTCAGCATACTCCTCTGATGAAGAAACCAACTGCATACCGTTGGAGAGCATTGCTGGTGGACAAAGAGAGGGTGCTTCTAGACCGAGCACAAGATATTCTCCTTCAAGAAGATCAGATTCTTCATCATCTCCTCCAGCTGCAGACAGGAGTGAGTCTCTCACAAAAGATAGAAATGTGCTTGATACAAGATGGGATAGTTCAGCTAGTACTCATAAGGCTACATCTGCTTCCAGATCTGGTGAGCGATACTCCCCCACTCAGCACAgtaccacctcctcctcctcttcttctccatcTCCGTTGAGGGAAAGGAGCCAGGTTCCTTCAGACAACCATAGCAGAAGCTCACTTAGTAGCAGGGGGAAACAGTCCCCTAAAACGGTTCCAAGATCCAATGAAAAGTACTCTCCAACAATGAGGGAAGACAGTGATTCTTCACCCTCACCAGTGAGAGAGAGAAGCCAGATATTGGCAGCAAAACATAACTGGAGCAGTGCTGGAACACAAGGAAGGCAGTCTCCAAAGCAGATTCCAAGGGCAAGTGACAGGTTCTCACCAGCTAAGCAAAGCATTACCTCCCATTCTCCTTTGAGAGAGCGAGGCCAGCCGCAGCCGCCTTTGGGTCGTGGAAGGCAGTCTCCAAAGTCAGTCCCCAGAGTAAGTGAGAGGTACTCCCCAGCTAAGCCAACTGGCACATCTTCCTCTCGGTCTCCTGTTAGAGAGAGGAGCCATCCATCTTCAGACAGGAGCACATTGAGTGCTCGAGCAAACCAGTCCCCAAAGGTAGCCATGAGGCCAAATGAGCGGTATTCCCCAAGTAGGGAGGTGAGTACTTCCTTCTGCCGGTCACCTGTAAGGGAGCGAAGCCATACATCCTCAGACCGAAGTACAATTAGCACCAAAGGTAGACAGTCCCCTACATCATACTTAAGACCAAACGAAAGACAGTCGCCAAATAGACATAGGTCAGCTTCATCTCGGTCCCCAGCTGGAGAAAGAAGTCGCACATCTTCTGACAGGAGCACAGTGAATATTCGAGGGAGGCAGTCTCCAAAAGCATATCCAAGATCAAGTGAAAGGCACTCCCCAGCTCAAAAGAGAAAGGCTGCTGCTGCTTCTCCTTCTGTCTCTCCTCCCAGAGAGAGGAATCCGCCATCTTCAGGCAGCTGGGAAAGGTACACACCAAGTGATCATGGAAGGCAGCCCCAAAAAGCAGCCTCAAGACCTAGTGAAAAATATTCTCCAACTGCAAGGGACAGTGATTCCTCACCTTCTCCTATTAGAGATAAAGGCAGTCTCCCAATGGAGAAGTATGACAGGAGTAGTGCAGGGTCCCAAGGAAAGCATACCACAAAGAACATACTAAGGCAAAGTGAAAAGTACTCTCCAACTAGAAGAGACAGTGATTCGTCCCCTACTCCAGAAAGAAGGCATTCATCCCCAGAAAGCTATGGCAGAGGTTCTGCAACTGCCAGAAGAAGACCGTCCCCTAAAAGCATTAGCAAAACCAGTGAAAGACGATCACCAAATAAGCAAAGAGCTGTTTCACGGTCTCCTGTGAGAGAGAAGGGCCATCACTCTTCAGACAGCCAAGACAGAAGCACAGCAAATCCCAGAGGAAGGCAGTCTCCTAAAACAGGCTTTAGACCAAGTGAGACGTATTCACCAACAATGAGGGATAGTGATTCTTCTGCTTCACCAGTTCGAGACTGGCATAAAACAACTACCAGTTTGCATGGTAATGAGGAAAAAAGAGTCTCGTCTGCAACTCGAACTTCTCGCTCATCAAGACATCATGATTCCTCTCCTGTGAGAGCTTCCACTTTAAGCACAGCAACCAGAGGAAGGAGCAAATCGCCCCAGAAGCAGCCAGCCATCCGCAGGGAGGATACCCCACCGAGAACTAAGGAAACCCAGCGATACTCTCCTACGTCCAAGTGTAGtagctcctcttcctcctctgctTCTCCTACTAGAGAGATGACAAAGAACTCTTCTGAAGCATCGAGGAATAGAAAGTCACCCTTGAATGTACATACCAAGTCAAGAGGCCGTTACTTGGCTGACGCAAGGGATGCTGAATCTCCCTCACCGTCACCAGAACGTGGGAAAAGTCTAACGCCTCCAACTTCCAAATCGCAGCCCATCAGGAGATCTCCAGTTGACTCTCCTAGCTCTCGTAGAACCAGTAGTCGGTACTCTCCAGTAGCAACAGGAAGAGATTCTTTTCACCCATCTTCCCCTGCTCGAGGAGAAGGTCGATGGAAATCTGCAGATAATGATCTGGATGGAAGAAGGGAGAGATCACCTCTTCGAAAGTATGAAGTTTCTCATTCTAGGAGACAGGAGGATCGTTCCGCATCACCAAGAAGAACCAGATCAACACTATCTCCTGCAACATACCGGGACAAGTCACCtgtgaaagggcagagcaggaaaCCGCCATGCCACTCTGATGAGGCATACCCTGACCCACCCAGAAGCTACAGTACTGCAATTCGAAGAGAACGATCACCACTCCCGGGAGTGTCTGAATCCTTTTCCAGAAGGCATGCTGCTTCGTCTCCATCACCAGATAGAGAGAGGACTAGGTCTCCTCCAGTCCAGTACAAACCCAGCAACTCTTCTGCAATCAGGAGGGAATGTTCCCCCCCAGCAAGTGGAAGACGTAGGGAGACTTCACCATTTAAAAGAAGCAGGAGGTCACGGTCTTTCTCTCAGTCCCCTGTTAGGGAAAGGAATCGTGCCTCACCTAGGACTCATAGCTATTATTCATCTTCCTCCTCAAGGAGAGATTCAGTACCATCCAAGTTGTCACCATCTAGGCGGAAACCGTACGAGTCCTCACCCTCCAGAAGAGCCAGACAGCCTTCTCCACAGAGGCCACGCAATAGGAGCCGGTCTCCTGCTTCTCCAGTCTACTCCAGGAGGAAGGCAGAGTCCCCAATAATACGGAGGGAGAGAAGCAGTGGCAATCGGAACTACTCCCCTTCCTCATATACTCGGAGAGGTGACCGAGAAAGGAGGCGTGATTCACCTCCACCTAGAGTTGCACGCAGGAGGAGTCCTTCACTTTCGAGGTCTAGATCTCAGTCTCCAATTGCTTCAAGAAGGCAACCCATGTCACCCAGAGGCAGAAGCCCAGCCAACAG CCATCAAAGGACCACCTCCTCTTCAAGAAGCTCAGCTTCAAAGAGAAGCCACTCACAGTCTAGGAACCAGACCAGACCTACACAAGAACAGAGCAGAAGATCCCCCGAGAGGGCGGTTGGGAAAGATGCACCATCTTGGAGGCGGAACAGGAGCAGAGAGCAAGAGGCATCACCGAAGAAGCCTGCGGAAAAGTTAACCACCTCTGCCGTACAGGCAGCAAGAGTCGGACGACCCTTGGAGCGGAAGTCACGATCTTCATCGTcctcttcatcctcttcctcctcctcttcctcctcctcttcatcatCTTCTAGTTCGTCATCGTCATCATCTGCAGGTTCCCCTTCTCCAAAACGCATAGCTCTTGAAAGCGGGTCTACCAAACCAAAGGTTACCCAAAGAAGCAGGTCTAGATCTACACCTTCACAAGCAGAGAGCAGAAAGGTACAAACCTCCTGTTCTCCGACACGTTCTGCAGCCAAGAGAGGGGACAACAGATCTCGTTCCAGATCCAGAAGTTTGTCAAGGGAGGTACAGTCAACATCCAAGCCTCACAAAGTCACAGCCAAACAGACTGCTATGTCAAACTTGCCAGAGGCAAAACAGTTGGATTCTCGAAGTCCTAGGAGCACCAGGCAAAAGAGTAGTCCGCCCCTTTCTCCCTCACCCTCTAGATCACATTCAAGAACTCCCACCAGATTTAGAGGACAGACTACAGTACCCTCCCCTCCAGCACATGGCAGTTCATCTCGTTCTACATCAAAGACCCCCAGTGTTTCACAGATGGTACCACATAGCCACTCGCGATCACCTGATAAGAGAGCTTCCAGCTCCAGATCAGTCACTCCACGATCAGGCCAAGTTCAGCGGGGCTTAGAAAGAGGAGACCAGGCTAAGTTGCATTTCACATCCCCTAAAAAAGCCTCTAAAAGTGAGACAAGTTGTAGACCGCCCTCTCAGAACCAGAACTTGGGATCTAGATCTCCTAGAGACTGTAGCCATTCTAAATCACCTGagagaagtgaaaacagcaaacaGCGTGGTTCCAAGATTAGTCCAAGTCCCAAGGGCCAAGTACCTTTGAACTTGTCACCTAGCAGTGGAAAAATTCCACCACAGACCCGCTCTCGATCAGCATCACGTTCCAGGAATGTTGCGCATGAAAAGGAGCTTGAGTCAAAAGATGGGACGCACAAAGATGACAACCAGCTAACCAAGACCCAGAGGAAACGCAGCGAGTCGTCATCTTCGTCATcatcctcgtcctcctcctcatcctcctcaaGTTCCGattccagcaccagcaagaccAG CCCACAGACTACAGCGGTAGCCATCCATCGGTATGAAGAGGGACGTAAGCAGAGATCATCCTCGTCATCATCTTCAGATTCTTCTTCATCGtcatcctcatcctcctcctcgtCCTCTTCTTCCTCATCTTCTGAGAGCGAAGAACCCACCGTGCCTCCGGCTAATGAAAGCCAAAAAAA AAGCCCAAGGAAACCTGCAGATTCTTTACGAGATTCACGGTCTCTTAGCTACTCTCCACCTTCGCATCGAAAACGGCCTATACCCGTTATAGCACCGTTCAG AGATCAGAGGTCACCAAGCCGCTCTcccagcaggaagaggcggaGAGACTCCTCAGAACGCAGGCATATGGACAGGAGGCAGAG GTCTCCCTAA